Proteins from one Asterias rubens chromosome 21, eAstRub1.3, whole genome shotgun sequence genomic window:
- the LOC117304487 gene encoding serine/arginine repetitive matrix protein 2-like isoform X2 — MPVLVKMGKPDHELERVMMSKKRGAAYFQMLNNFMEKQNDREHPEPQICTVEMMKKLLTLLQEELAVKRFDDAKVVVSTIQFLAHFPEFPEGISVLLSNGLMNLLVYVMDEAQKFVSKSDGSVTNTSADALMEVIMETINDVADCAENTKREAVNAFTTKLMKLIVCSEKKFRVRMEALRTLNLLLDGCDSEAVQELHNFLPNVKLMGSMAEFLTTAGDFEMQVACTESLVRIVKRADRSTLAHQWFTDNDFAGAFMQIKDETFEADCRKFLNYVNESIGKKRSVFSLPCISAYLGSFKLKCPLDVNLKDFWVDFNTVSNTITLYIAEDVNSENNQEAGMWETVTIRKESVEKFYHTEKGDRQALFITLNVPPSNLVAFCTSGDRQVRILFDSQLDIATPVLAVFGKERSRNSKYKASVSQINIQVHRDEFDSPGPQRNIRSADEGSDTVSIQSARIYGLEEGAGPRPSGPVMPPPVRVPLEPSSGISHHPSGPHGHSARSSVPVKRVGTAEDSITHKVSIPLSPMRTPSRMMSETSSVSSTTHVPSNRSLAKKSDFIQPKTPVKPTPPTVKRVKTPLQIVVGDKTNTDSGNESNATFSSSIHKKASSSSGVSIGSTCTPDLLRQKLLQVGRRRKETSGRENCQEGRGLGGGGKRQDGSKSDPGTSASKKSKQDSTQDKRQLRSRGDDVTQTLRASSMSNLAGPQSDEISAKQDVDGANGPKEVTDAKKLSRKKFRLYTEGGMMMGSDEGDQDNTDAEMVIPSSIPTQESIEVIPESLPPSGQPLQTDQDQSTSRTLDKSSCVPPFSVTKSPSLSTLTEESAQTSHSRSNKGTTPNMNEHDEESQVRQMLRPRDAQKSPLPVGNKNPSRQNAKERGNRVNQKAKYGSSTSGPNDTSDGIDEESDADDEEDEQMRTSSRKDVSIKPSKKNEIIKDQPTSLSDKIKATTNQTQDASPKKFTSMPPSRAFRKKSKTPESSQELSQLEFTSQMEIRPKRGRPKKNAPKEVVKGKKQVAQRGKPGKTVTSNPEPKTRNRRAAANKAKEKILTQSQLGAATNSDSHLSKSECSTDDAIRKPKGTTKAVSSTAGELTHPYSEKIPVRVPYRPTASQNISPNTHDLSVYDFVDLEEGARSKSAIRSPFYSAKKTSTTKDKSPPFLSASQNVQDISVYDFNDSESTSTQGRSKQIRGRKKQTKPAVKGVKPRKKAPINKPRKKQQKSPEQLSDIERSRDISRQKPPQKTKYALSPIEVIDDIVGSPITYEDLSDIGQPETVSRWQPKQSSKKCAEKVDKQPINVPVKKNTERSPSSCEDLSDIEQPKTTSRWQPKKSSKSKKCAEKIDEQPINVPAKKNTKTPSSSCDEDLSDIEQPRNAAPMPRGSLPQLPLLPRNLDSDDEYCDEEVSDFIGTLTTQQRQFFERGLKIVKDVETTRKPKPAKGKKLPPKVPRSLGMSPTKKIIVKSASKPKVITISEEDEEEDLDMTPAPTSVSKRHQEKPSRSTSPVLSSSRNQQEKSCPSMTPAVQSASNHHQEKLSRSASPVLSVLRNKQEKPCPSSTSSVTSVARVQKERVSPMMTPTMLSTTRKRQQLASVTQSIKLSSSGNQQERPLTSTVSKKLREDNKSASLINSRSFGSQIVEEESEEIATRESARRRCDDDGSEGLDEDVISVENFSKMCQKMVKKSGKGIAAARPRRNIPTINYQSQDSGSESGEELPKDRSQPSSEEDAVLYSRKRRQDADDSLTRSKKRISLETDAVSERSWLTEKPKQKVSTYSKNPNQQWVTSTSMLQLDTVKKPKRQAEKRTKLPPNQPKKRKKKQIVSPDSDNNEDDVGVSVHYYREESAGIGDSQPCQKAVNKTTVIDKPSRKENITQPISEPEDLCPLMPSVDDWMASQYIADLVTPRLSLHSTNSSRCNSIGKSPKVTFDCDPESDEDVNLPNQEQDILKSGPSTWPRPSSSSLKRKYGNLFTSDNEEEGEEEDNYEEEVGRSEDANRLTGSLRPKKLFKGVLPGANIEADEDEDEDVYEDEDDILNSDGQTSSTASMEILPTVHITQMLKAVGENLKQKMMTKRIQAQKLTDGAVKSTQKSVLNMWAKQLQARSKCQEEFKSVLLSELLSLETDLGNLQEQYMKMEAYLKQHHRKVASTLIQHVSRVKSLQSEHREESRDLNHELGKHLLQSVKQVLAQEMVTMQKKLLQDSQQHEIQQMKRSLQTMLMQ, encoded by the exons ATGCCTGTGCTGGTGAAGATGGGGAAACCAGACCATGAG CTTGAGAGAGTTATGATGTCGAAGAAAAGGGGCGCTGCATACTTTCAAATGCTCAACAACTTCATGGAGAAGCAAAATGATCGAGAGCATCCAGAACCACAAATATGCACCGTGGAGATGATGAAGAAGTTACTGACCCTGCTGCAAGAG GAGCTTGCCGTCAAACGTTTTGATGATGCAAAAGTAGTCGTCTCAACTATCCAGTTCCTGGCACATTTCCCTGAGTTTCCAGAGGGAATTTCCGTACTCCTCTCAAATGGATTAATGAACCTACTAG TTTATGTCATGGACGAGGCGCAGAAATTTGTCTCCAAATCCGACGGTTCTGTTACAAATACATCAGCTGATGCTCTCATGGAAGTCATCATGGAGACAATCAAT GATGTTGCTGATTGCGCAGAAAATACTAAGAGAGAGGCTGTAAATGCATTCACAACGAAACTCATGAAACTGATTGTGTGTTCTGAGAAAAAGTTTCGTGTTCGTATGGAA GCGTTACGGACACTGAATCTTCTCCTGGATGGATGTGATAGCGAAGCAGTTCAGGAACTTCACAACTTTCTACCCAATGTTAAGCTTAT GGGATCAATGGCAGAGTTTTTGACAACGGCTGGAGATTTTGAAATGCAAGTTGCCTGCACAGAGTCTCTAGTGAGGATAGTTAAGAGGGCAGATAGATCAACGCTTGCTCATCAGTGGTTTACTGATAACGACTTCGCTGGAGCTTTTATGCAGATCAAAGATGAAACATTCGAAGCG GATTGCCGCAAGTTTCTTAACTATGTGAATGAATCTATTGGGAAGAAAAGAAG tgTGTTCTCCCTGCCTTGCATAAGTGCATATCTTGGATCATTCAAG cTGAAATGTCCCCTTGATGTAAACCTGAAAGATTTCTGGGTGGATTTCAACACGGTCAGTAACACCATCACTCTGTACATTGCTGAAGATGTAAACAGTGAGAATAATCAG GAAGCAGGGATGTGGGAGACTGTCACCATACGGAAGGAGTCTGTGGAAAAATTCTATCACACAG AAAAAGGTGATCGTCAAGCGTTGTTCATAACCCTGAATGTACCGCCCTCTAACCTTGTGGCTTTCTGTACGAGTGGTGATAGACAAGTCAGAATCCTCTTTGATTCACAGCTAGACATCGCAACACCGGTACTAGCTGTGTTTGGAAAAGAGCGTTCAAGAAACTCCAAATATAAAGCATCCGTCAGCCAGATCAATATTCAAGTCCATCGCGATGAGTTTGACAGTCCCGGTCCGCAAAGAAACATCCGCTCGGCTGATGAGGGTAGTGACACGGTCTCTATACAGAGTGCTAGGATCTATGGGCTAGAGGAGGGTGCTGGCCCACGCCCATCAGGACCTGTTATGCCACCCCCAGTGAGGGTACCCTTGGAGCCCTCATCTGGGATCTCCCACCATCCATCAGGACCCCATGGTCATTCAGCAAGGTCATCTGTACCG gTGAAGAGAGTTGGGACTGCTGAAGACTCAATCACGCACAAAGTTTCCATTCCACTCAGCCCAATGAGAACCCCAAGCAGGATGATGAGTGAAACATCTTCAGTGTCATCTACGACTCATGTACCCTCCAACAGATCTCTCGCCAAGAAGTCAG ATTTCATCCAGCCTAAGACGCCAGTCAAGCCTACCCCACCTACAGTCAAGAGGGTCAAAACACCTTTACAGATTGTGGTCGGCgacaaaacaaatacagatAGCGGCAATGAGTCCAATGCTACCTTCTCATCCTCCATCCACAAGAAAGCTTCTTCATCCTCCGGGGTCAGTATCGGCTCTACCTGTACCCCCGATCTGCTCCGACAGAAACTCCTTCAAGTTGGGAGACGGCGTAAAGAGACCTCTGGAAGAGAGAATTGTCAGGAAGGAAGAGGGTTAGGAGGAGGAGGGAAGCGTCAAGACGGAAGCAAGTCTGATCCTGGAACTTCAGCCAGTAAGAAATCCAAACAGGATTCGACGCAAGACAAGAGACAGCTCCGGTCACGTGGCGATGACGTGACTCAAACTCTACGAGCTAGCAGTATGTCGAACCTGGCAGGGCCTCAAAGCGATGAGATATCTGCCAAGCAAGATGTCGATGGAGCAAATGGTCCCAAAGAAGTGACTGATGCAAAGAAACTGTCTCGGAAGAAGTTTAGGTTGTACACTGAAGGAGGGATGATGATGGGGTCGGATGAAGGGGACCAAGATAACACTGATGCAG aaaTGGTTATCCCAAGTTCCATTCCGACCCAAGAGAGTATAGAAGTTATTCCTGAGTCACTTCCTCCCTCTGGACAGCCCCTACAAACAGACCAAGATCAGTCTACTTCAAG GACCTTGGATAAATCAAGTTGTGTTCCACCATTCTCAGTCACCAAGAGTCCATCTCTAAGTACTTTGACTGAAGAGAGTGCACAGACTAGTCACAGCAGGAGCAATAAGGGCACTACACCCAACATGAATG AACACGATGAGGAGTCACAAGTAAGACAAATGCTTAGACCAAGAGACGCCCAAAAGTCTCCTCTTCCAGTGGGAAACAAAAACCCCAGTCGTCAAAATGCTAAAGAAAGAGGCAACAGAGTTAATCAGAAAGCAAAATATGGTTCGTCAACAAGTGGTCCGAACGACACATCTGATGGAATAGATGAAGAATCAGATGCtgatgatgaagaagatgaGCAAATGAGAACCTCCTCAAGAAAAGATGTTTCCATCAAACCCAGCAAGAAGAATGAAATCATCAAAGATCAACCAACAAGCCTTAGTGACAAGATCAAAGCCACAACAAATCAGACTCAAGACGCAAGTCCAAAGAAATTCACCAGCATGCCACCCTCTAGAGCGTTCCGCAAAAAATCTAAGACCCCCGAGTCAAGCCAAGAGCTTTCTCAACTGGAGTTCACATCCCAGATGGAGATTCGTCCTAAAAGAGGAAGACCTAAGAAGAATGCTCCAAAAGAAGTTGTCAAGGGCAAGAAGCAAGTCGCTCAAAGAGGAAAACCGGGCAAGACTGTCACAAGTAACCCTGAGCCTAAGACGAGAAATCGGCGTGCTGCCGCCAACAAGGCCAAGGAGAAGATTCTGACCCAGAGTCAGCTCGGAGCAGCAACCAACTCTGATAGTCACCTGTCAAAGTCCGAATGCTCCACAGATGACGCCATCAGGAAGCCAAAAGGGACCACTAAGGCTGTCAGTTCAACTGCAGGAGAATTAACACACCCTTACTCGGAAAAGATACCAGTTCGAGTTCCATATAGACCAACCGCCTCCCAGAACATAAGTCCAAATACTCATGACTTGTCTGTGTATGATTTCGTTGACTTGGAAGAAGGTGCTCGATCCAAGTCGGCAATCAGAAGTCCTTTTTATTCAGCCAAGAAAACCTCAACCACTAAGGACAAGAGTCCTCCGTTTCTATCGGCAAGTCAGAATGTTCAAGACATCTCGGTTTACGACTTCAACGATAGTGAGAGTACCTCGACCCAAGGGAGAAGTAAACAGATTCGCGGCAGGAAGAAGCAAACTAAGCCAGCCGTGAAAGGTGTTAAACCTCGGAAGAAAGCTCCAATCAACAAGCCAAGAAAGAAGCAGCAGAAGAGTCCAGAACAACTGTCGGATATTGAAAGATCAAGAGACATCTCAAGACAAAAGCCACCACAGAAAACAAAGTATGCACTAAGTCCAATCGAGGTCATTGATGATATCGTAGGTTCCCCAATAACCTATGAAGACCTCTCGGATATTGGCCAACCAGAAACCGTATCCAGATGGCAACCAAAACAATCATCTAAGAAATGTGCTGAAAAGGTCGACAAGCAACCGATTAATGTACCCGTTAAAAAGAACACAGAGAGATCGCCATCTAGCTGTGAAGACCTCTCGGATATCGAGCAACCAAAAACCACATCCAGATGGCAACCAAAGAAATCATCTAAGTCTAAGAAATGTGCCGAAAAGATCGACGAGCAACCAATTAATGTACCAGCCAAAAAGAACACCAAGACACCGTCATCTAGTTGTGATGAAGACCTCTCGGATATTGAGCAACCAAGAAATGCTGCACCAATGCCAAGAGGATCCTTACCACAACTTCCTCTCTTACCAAGAAATCTTGATTCGGACGACGAGTATTGCGACGAGGAAGTGAGCGACTTCATAGGTACATTAACCACTCAACAGAGGCAGTTCTTCGAGAGAGGACTGAAGATAGTAAAGGATGTCGAGACAACGAGGAAACCAAAACCTGCGAAGGGGAAGAAACTGCCACCAAAGGTGCCAAGGAGTTTGGGGATGTCGCCAACGAAGAAGATCATTGTAAAAAG TGCATCAAAGCCAAAAGTAATAACAATCtctgaagaagatgaagaagaagaccTAGACATGACACCAGCTCCCACATCTGTCTCAAAACGTCACCAAGAAAAACCTAGCCGCTCTACCTCCCCAGTGCTATCGTCGTCAAGAAACCAGCAAGAGAAATCCTGTCCCTCTATGACACCAGCCGTCCAATCTGCCTCAAACCATCACCAAGAAAAACTTAGCCGCTCTGCTTCCCCAGTGCTATCGGTCTTAAGAAACAAGCAAGAGAAACCTTGTCCCTCCAGCACATCATCTGTTACATCCGTCGCAAGAGTCCAAAAAGAAAGAGTATCTCCCATGATGACACCAACTATGTTGTCTACGACAAGAAAACGCCAACAACTTGCGTCTGTAACGCAATCCATTAAACTCTCTTCATCAGGCAACCAGCAGGAGAGGCCACTCACCTCAACCGTCTCAAAGAAACTAAGAGAGGACAACAAGAGTGCGTCATTGATTAACTCAAGGAGTTTTGGATCTCAGATCGTTGAGGAGGAGTCGGAGGAGATTGCCACTAGAGAAAGTGCAAGACGCAGATGTGATGATGACGGATCTGAAGGACTGGATGAAGATGTGATTTCTGTCGAGAACTTCAGCAAGATGTGCCAG aAAATGGTTAAGAAGTCCGGCAAGGGAATAGCAGCAGCTCGCCCACGTAGAAACATTCCCACAATAAACTACCAGTCTCAAgacag TGGATCTGAATCGGGAGAAGAATTGCCCAAAGACAGATCTCAACCCTCTTCTGAAGAAGACGCCGTGCTTTACTCCAGGAAGAGGAGACAAGATGCAGATGACAGTTTGACTCGATCCAAGAAGAGAATATCATTGGAGACAGATGCAGTCAGTGAAAGGAGTTGGCTCACTGAGaaaccaaaacaaaag GTTTCAACATACTCCAAGAATCCAAACCAACAGTGGGTGACATCAACGTCTATGCTGCAACTGGACACAGTGAAGAAACCAAAGAGACAAGCAGAAAAGAGAACTAAG CTGCCACCAAACCAACCcaagaagaggaagaagaaaCAGATCGTCTCGCCTGACTCGGATAATAATGAAGATGACGTGGGGGTATCTGTGCATTACTATAGGGAGGAAAGTGCAGGCATCGGTGACAGCCAACCATGTCAAAAGGCTGTCAACAAAACCACAGTGATTGACAAGCCTTCTAGAAAGGAAAACATTACTCAG CCCATCAGTGAACCAGAAGATCTCTGCCCTCTTATGCCCTCTGTTGATGACTGGATGGCAAGTCAGTACATTGCTGATCTAGTCACCCCACGACTTAGTCTTCACTCTACAAACTCCAGTAGATGTAACAGCATCGGCAAATCACCAAAG GTGACATTTGACTGTGACCCAGAGTCTGATGAGGATGTGAATCTTCCGAACCAAGAACAGGACATTCTGAAATCTg GACCCTCAACCTGGCCAAGACCGAGCTCTTCATCTCTGAAGAGGAAATACGGCAATCTCTTTACAAGTGACAAtgaggaggagggggaggaggaAGATAATTACGAGGAGGAGGTGGGGAGGTCTGAGGATGCGAACAGACTGACTGGTTCACTCAGGCCAAAGAAACTCTTCAAAGGAG TCCTCCCAGGAGCCAACATCGAGgcagatgaagatgaagatgaagatgtcTACGAAGATGAAGACGATATACTCAACAGTGATGGACAGACGTCTTCTACCGCCTCCATGGAGATTTTACCCACCGTCCATATCACTCAAATGCTTAAAGCAGTCGGGGAGAACCTCAAACAGAAAATGATG ACTAAGCGAATTCAAGCCCAGAAGTTAACCGATGGTGCAGTGAAATCCACACAGAAATCAGTCTTAAATATGTGGGCCAAGCAGCTTCAAGCAAG gagCAAATGTCAGGAAGAATTTAAGAGTGTGTTATTGAGTGAGCTACTGTCCTTAGAAACTGACTTGGGTAATCTTCAGGAACAGTACATGAAGATGGAGGCATACCTTAAGCAACATCACCGCAAAGTGGCATCCACACTGATCCAACA TGTCTCTAGAGTGAAGTCTCTACAATCTGAACACAGAGAAGAAAGTCGAGATCTTAACCATGAGCTTGGCAAACACCTGTTGCAGAGCGTCAAGCAAGTACTTGCACAGGAGATGGTCACCATGCAGAAGAAGCTCCTTCAAGATTCG CAACAACATGAGATTCAACAGATGAAGAGAAGCCTGCAGACGATGCTCATGCAATAA